ACGGCGGAAGTGGGTGGTGCGCGGGATCATGTAGTTCTCGTGGCTGCCATAGGAGTTGCCCTGGGAGTCCACGTTGTTCTTGAGCAGATAGACGCTGCCGTCGAATCCGTCCTCAGCCATGGCCGCCTGGGCGCGCTGCGCGAGATCATGCATGATCAGCTCGCCGGCCCGATCAGAGGCGATGAGATCCAGCAGGTCATCGCATTCCGCGGTGGCGTACTCGGGGTGCGAGCCGACATCGAGATACAGCCGCGAGGCATTGGGGATGAAGACGTTGGAGCTCCGGCCCCATTTCAGCACGGGCCGGAAGATGTAGCGGGCCAGCTCGTCAGGCGGCAGCCCGCGATGCTCGCCACCCTGGTGGGTGATCCCGAACTCGGTCTCCACCCCGAAGACACGACGCTCCATGAGGTGCTACTCGCCGCCCTTCTGGACGAAACCCTTGACGAACTCCTCGGCGTTGGACTCCAGCACCGAGTCGATCTCATCCAGCATGCTGTCCAGCTCCCCGGCGCGCTTCTGAGCCTGGGCGCTTCCGCTACCCGGTGTCGCCTCAGCGTCGGGTCCGCCGTCGTCGTCTCCGCCGTGGGGTCGCTTCTGCGGTTGAGTAGACATGGTTCTCTCCTTTAATGGCCGAGCAGCGTCACCGGCCCAGCAGACGCTGGAGTCCGGTGATGAGGTCCGCGTTGGTCGCCGCGCTGACAAGTGTATTCTCCGCAGCCGCACGGGTCCCCGAATAGGGATCCGGGAGCCCCAGTCGCACCGTGGGGGCCAGGGCATCGGCACGCAGCAGGACCTGGTCCCAGCTGGCACCGACGACGACGTCGGGGTGTTGACTCACCAGCCGTCCGCGAAGCCAGGCCCTGGTCTCCTCGGGTGGGTGCTCCGCGGCCGCGGCGATCTGCTGGTCGGTGAAGAGCCGCCGCATCCTGCCGGCGCGCGCGAGCTTGTAGTAGAGGCCCTTCTCCTCGCGGAGATCGGCGTACTGCAGGTCCACCATGGCCAGGACGGGAGCCGCCCAGCCCAGGCCGTCGCGGCGCCGGTAGGACTCGAGCAGGGAGAGCTTCGCCACCCAGTCGACTCGGTCCGCGGCGCTGAAGACGTCGTCGGTGAGGTCCCGCAGCAGCTCCTGCCAGGCTTCGAGGACTTCGGCGGTCTCGGTGTCGGGAACCGCGGGGGTGGACTCGGGCCCGGTCTTCTCCTGAGACCAGTCCATGGCGGCCTGCAGGTAGAGCTGCTGGATCTCCACCGCGGTGAGCGCTCCCTGCGAGGTCGGCACCGTGGCGCGCAGGCTCGGATCATGGGAGATCGTCTTGAGCGCCGCCACGGGGTCCTCGAGGGTGATCTCCGGAGCGCGTCCAGACTCGATCAGGTCCAGCACCAGCGCGGTGGTGCCCACTCGCAGCCAGGCCGAGTACTCACTCATATTGGCATCGCCGATGATGACATGCAGCCGCCGGAACCGGTCCTGATCGGCATGGGGCTCGTCGCGGGTGTTGATGATGGGCCGACGCACGGTCGTCTCCAGACCGACCTCCTCCTCGAAGAAGTCGGCGCGCTGGGAGATCTGGTAGCCCGGCTCCCCGCTGGTCTGGCCGATCCCGACCCGTCCGGCGCCGCAGATGACCTGCCGTGACGCGAAGAAGGGAAGCAGCCCGGCCACCAGCGCGTCGAACCGCACCGCCCGCGGGACCAGATAGTTCTCGTGGGCGCCGTAGGAGACGGACTTGTTGTCCGTGTTGTTCTTGTACAGCAGCACCTGCGGGGAGTGCTCCTCTCGGCTCAGCCGCTGCGCCGCGGCGCGGACCACCCGGTCACCGGCGACGTCGTAGAGCACGGCGCGGCGCGCACCGAGCGCCTCGGGGGAGGAATACTCGGGGTGGGCGTGGTCCACATAGAGCCGTGCGCCGTTGCCCAGCACCAGGTTCATCAGCAGCTGCGGCTGGCCCTCCCGCGGCGTGAAGTAGTCGCCGCGCCAATGCGCGGATCCCGGCGCATGGAAGGCACCCGCGACGTCGGCCGGGCTGGGGTCTCCCCCGCTGACGTTTCCCAGTGCGTCGCGGACCGGCCCCTGGCCGGACTCCTGCTCGGTGGCGTAGCTCAGCGCCTCGTCGTGGCGCGCGTGGTCCAAGGCCTCCCCCGTGTCGGTGAGCTGCGAAGGGTGGGCGGCGGAGCGCGGAAGCACCCAGCCGCGGGCGTCCACCAGCGGGGACTCCGACTGATAGTCCCATTCGGTGCCCGCCACGGACCCGCCGGCCTCGGTGACGTGGGCGGCGTAGGCGTTGACCAGCTCGATGGACAGCGCCACATGGCTGGCCCTGGGATTGGCAGGGGCGTGGATCCCGTATTCGGTCTCCATGCCGATCAGCCTGCGCACGCTCATCGCCGTCCCCGCTCCTCCGCGAGCGCTCCGGCTGCGGCGTCCCCGGCTGTGGCGTCCCCGGCGACCGAGCCTCCGGCAACGGGCCGCTCAATCCGCACCACGGGAGAGGCCGAGGCGCCGACGACGCGGGACCAGGCCTGTGGATCCGAGGTGTTCACCAGATCCTCCTGGTCTTTGAGCTCCTCCTCGGCGGCGCCGTAGAGGTGGTCCAGGGTGAGACCCTTCTGCGCCGGATCGGTGCCGGAGCCCAGGAAGTCCTTGATCGCGGCCTTCTTCGCCCGGTCCACGATGTTGCTGAGCACCGCCCCCGACATGAAGTCGGCGGCCTGGAAGGGCGTGGACGTCCCATCGGCATGGATCAGGCGAAGGCGCGCCTGCTGGGTCGCCGGGAAGAGCCGGTCCAGCAGCGAATCGACGAGGAACGCCACGGCCGAGGACCGGTCGCCATGCTCCGCGAGCAGGTCAGGGTGCAGCGGGACGGCTCCGCCGAGGTGGATGCCGAGGATCTCTCCGGCGCCTTCGCGGCCGGGTCGCTGCACGCGGATCTTCACATCCAGCCGGCCGGGCCGCAGGATGGCCGGGTCGATCATGTCTTCCCGGTTGGAGGCGCCGATGACGATCACGTTCTCCAGCGACTCCACGCCGTCGATCTCCGCCAGCAGCTGCGGCACGATGGTGGTCTCCACATCGGAGGAGACGCCGCTGCCGCGCGTGCGGAACAGGGCCTCCATCTCATCGAAGAAGACCACCACGGGCTGGCCGGAGGAGGCACGCTCGCGAGCGCGGGAGAAGATCACGCGGATGTGCCGCTCGGTCTCGCCGACGTACTTGTTCAGCAGCTCGGGGCCCTTGATGTTCAGGAAGAAGGCTCCCGTGCCCTGGCCGTCAGAGGCTGCGTCGCCGCCGTCCCCGGCCAGCGAGCTGGCCACCGCCTTGGCGATCATGGTCTTTCCGCAGCCGGGCGGACCGTAGAGCAGGATGCCCTTGGGCGCGCGCAGACCGTGCTCCTGGTAGAGGTCGGCGTGCAGGAACGGCAGCTCCACGGCGTCGCGGATGGCCTCGATCTGCTCGGAGAGCCCACCGATGTCCGAGTAGGAGATATCCGGTGACTCTTCGAGCACCACGTCCTCCACCTCCGAGAGCGGGACGATCTCGGTGGCGGTGCCGGTGCGCAGGTCCACCATCACGGCGTCGCCGACGCGGGCGCTGTGCAGCCCCTCGGCGGCGGCCTGCGCCTGTGCGGCGGCGGTGAGGGTCACCACGCGTTCGTCCTCGCCACGGGAGACGATCACCAGACGGGAGTCGGGCAGCACTTCCTTGACCCGCGCGAGCTCGCCGGTCCGCTCGGCGCCGAGGACGGCCACGATGGTGAAGTTCTCATTGAGCAGCACCTCGTCCCCGGCCTGGAGCTCCTCGGGCGTGATCAGCGGGGAGAGGCTCACACGCAGCTTGCGTCCTGCCTGGAGGATGTCGACCCCGGCCACCGTGGTGGCCTGGATCTCGCGGCCGGCCACCTGTTCGTGGGCCGCGCGGTAGCCGATCACGGTGCCGAAGGTGAAGGGCGCCTGCCCATCAGCCTGCAGCGCATTGCGCAGCTCGGAGATCTCGTTGCGGGTGGTCTCCAGCACATCCACCATGCGCTGGTTGTTCCGTCCGGCGCTCTGCAGCTGGGCCTCGAGCTGCTTCGCACGGCTGCGCAGCGTGTCCAGCTGTCGATGGGCCTGGTTCAGCCGGTCCTGCAGCTGCTGGGATTCACGGCTCTGCTGCTGGGCCTCGCTGCCTGTCTGCTCACTCACGGGTGAACACCTCCTTGGCCTGTGCGGCGATCTTCTGCGAGTAGGCCGCAGCCTTGCGGCTCTTCTTCCCCGAGACGGTGCGGGTCTTCAGGCTTGCCTCGTCCCAGACAGCGTCGGGATCGTTGGCGGGCCATGCGGCGCGGTCCTCCTCGCTCACCGTGGAGACCTTTTCGCGCTTCTTCAGCTGCAAGGGCGTCTGGTCATCGGCGAGACGTCGCGCGGAGAGCAGGAAGCCGGTGTGCGCCACCATGCGGTGATCGGGTCGCACGGCCAGTCCGTCCAGATGCCAGGTGCGCAGCATGGTCTCGTGGGCCTCGGGCTCGGTGAAGCCCTGGGAGGAGCGGATCTCCTCGGCCAGACGGGACAGCTGGGTCACGGAGGCCACATAGCTGACCCAGACTCCTCCGGGTGCCAGCACGGTCTTCACCGCATCCAGGCATTCCCAGGGTGCGAGCATGTCCAGCACCACCCGGTCCACGCAGCCGGGCTCCTCCACGGTGAGGACCTCCTCCTGCATGTCACCGAGGTGGACCTCCCAGCCGGGGTGGGACTCGCCGAAGAAGGCCTCGACGTTTCCGACTGCGATGTCCTTGAAGTCAGCACGCCGCTCATAGGAGTGCAGCACCCCGTTCTCCCCCACGGCGCGCAGCAGTGAGATCGACAGCGCGCCGGAGCCGACGCCGGCCTCGACCACCCGAGCCCCAGGGAAGATGTCAGCGACCTGCACGATCTGCGCGGAGTCCTTCGGGTAGACCACGGTCGCGCCACGGGGCATGGAGAGCACGAAGTCGTTGAGCAGCGGGCGCAGCACCTGGTACTCATGACCCGCGTCATTGGCCACCAGGATGCCCTCGCTGGCACCGATGAGCAGGTCGTGTCGCAGCACGCCCTGATGGGTGTGCCATTCTCCGCCAGGCTGCAGCGTGATGGTGCTCGGCCGGCCCCTGCGGTCGGTGAGCTGAACCCGCTGACCTGCGCGCAGCGGTCCTGAGCGCATATGTGCTCCGATGGGGCCGGAGGTGGTCGTCGACGGGGACTCGCCGGAGGCGCTGGTGCTCACTGAATCTCGCTCTCTGAGGGGCTGTCGCTCCGAGGACCAGGAATGTGGCCGCCGAAGCTGGGTTCTGCGTTCAGCCTATCGCTGTCGAGTCCCTCGGCGCTGTGCGCGTTCACGCACCGAGAAGCACGCTGGTCAGCGAGACCTGATCAGCCGCGCGTTGGCCACCTTGATGCTCTCCGAGGCGCCCTGCCAGAGGAAGAAGCTCACCATCACGGCCACCACGACCACCACCAGGCTGATCTCCCGGACCCCGGTGATCACCAGCACAGCCAGTCCGCTCAGCAGCAGCACGACGACGACGCGGCCGCCCCACCCTGCCGCGCGCAGTCCGCGGTCCTGGCTCCCGGTGGCGCCCCAGACGGCGGATTCCACGATGCGTCCGCCGTCGAGCGGCAGACCGGGCAGCAGGTTGAAGACCCCGACCATGAAGTTCACCAGGACGGTGACCTGGACCAGCAGCGCGGCCACCCCTGTCAGTTCGAAGAGTCCGGAGAAGTACCAGCCGAGACCGGCGATCACCAGGTTCGCCGCCGGACCCGCCAGGGAGACCGCAAGAGACTTCACCGGGGTGGCGCGGTGTGCGAGAAACTCGGTGTGACCGCCCCAGAGGTTGAGCTCGATCTCGGTGG
The nucleotide sequence above comes from Nesterenkonia halotolerans. Encoded proteins:
- a CDS encoding site-2 protease family protein, which produces MTSRPGAGARRSARMRIAGVPVRFRASWFLVSGAIVLLFGPQVQRIFPELGLLAYAVALGYALLLMLSVLAHELAHALAARSFGWPATEIELNLWGGHTEFLAHRATPVKSLAVSLAGPAANLVIAGLGWYFSGLFELTGVAALLVQVTVLVNFMVGVFNLLPGLPLDGGRIVESAVWGATGSQDRGLRAAGWGGRVVVVLLLSGLAVLVITGVREISLVVVVVAVMVSFFLWQGASESIKVANARLIRSR
- the arc gene encoding proteasome ATPase; this encodes MSEQTGSEAQQQSRESQQLQDRLNQAHRQLDTLRSRAKQLEAQLQSAGRNNQRMVDVLETTRNEISELRNALQADGQAPFTFGTVIGYRAAHEQVAGREIQATTVAGVDILQAGRKLRVSLSPLITPEELQAGDEVLLNENFTIVAVLGAERTGELARVKEVLPDSRLVIVSRGEDERVVTLTAAAQAQAAAEGLHSARVGDAVMVDLRTGTATEIVPLSEVEDVVLEESPDISYSDIGGLSEQIEAIRDAVELPFLHADLYQEHGLRAPKGILLYGPPGCGKTMIAKAVASSLAGDGGDAASDGQGTGAFFLNIKGPELLNKYVGETERHIRVIFSRARERASSGQPVVVFFDEMEALFRTRGSGVSSDVETTIVPQLLAEIDGVESLENVIVIGASNREDMIDPAILRPGRLDVKIRVQRPGREGAGEILGIHLGGAVPLHPDLLAEHGDRSSAVAFLVDSLLDRLFPATQQARLRLIHADGTSTPFQAADFMSGAVLSNIVDRAKKAAIKDFLGSGTDPAQKGLTLDHLYGAAEEELKDQEDLVNTSDPQAWSRVVGASASPVVRIERPVAGGSVAGDATAGDAAAGALAEERGRR
- a CDS encoding tRNA (adenine-N1)-methyltransferase, with the protein product MRSGPLRAGQRVQLTDRRGRPSTITLQPGGEWHTHQGVLRHDLLIGASEGILVANDAGHEYQVLRPLLNDFVLSMPRGATVVYPKDSAQIVQVADIFPGARVVEAGVGSGALSISLLRAVGENGVLHSYERRADFKDIAVGNVEAFFGESHPGWEVHLGDMQEEVLTVEEPGCVDRVVLDMLAPWECLDAVKTVLAPGGVWVSYVASVTQLSRLAEEIRSSQGFTEPEAHETMLRTWHLDGLAVRPDHRMVAHTGFLLSARRLADDQTPLQLKKREKVSTVSEEDRAAWPANDPDAVWDEASLKTRTVSGKKSRKAAAYSQKIAAQAKEVFTRE
- the dop gene encoding depupylase/deamidase Dop, with the protein product MSVRRLIGMETEYGIHAPANPRASHVALSIELVNAYAAHVTEAGGSVAGTEWDYQSESPLVDARGWVLPRSAAHPSQLTDTGEALDHARHDEALSYATEQESGQGPVRDALGNVSGGDPSPADVAGAFHAPGSAHWRGDYFTPREGQPQLLMNLVLGNGARLYVDHAHPEYSSPEALGARRAVLYDVAGDRVVRAAAQRLSREEHSPQVLLYKNNTDNKSVSYGAHENYLVPRAVRFDALVAGLLPFFASRQVICGAGRVGIGQTSGEPGYQISQRADFFEEEVGLETTVRRPIINTRDEPHADQDRFRRLHVIIGDANMSEYSAWLRVGTTALVLDLIESGRAPEITLEDPVAALKTISHDPSLRATVPTSQGALTAVEIQQLYLQAAMDWSQEKTGPESTPAVPDTETAEVLEAWQELLRDLTDDVFSAADRVDWVAKLSLLESYRRRDGLGWAAPVLAMVDLQYADLREEKGLYYKLARAGRMRRLFTDQQIAAAAEHPPEETRAWLRGRLVSQHPDVVVGASWDQVLLRADALAPTVRLGLPDPYSGTRAAAENTLVSAATNADLITGLQRLLGR
- a CDS encoding ubiquitin-like protein Pup, producing the protein MSTQPQKRPHGGDDDGGPDAEATPGSGSAQAQKRAGELDSMLDEIDSVLESNAEEFVKGFVQKGGE